The Sphingorhabdus lutea genome segment GCCTTAATTCCCGCCAGTGCATCAATTGAGGAAAGCGAAACTTTTTTAAGCCCGCTTATAACCTTGGCGGCATTTGACCTTGGCCAAAATCGTATCAATAGTTTTTCGGCTTTTCGTTTTTTATATGAACGGTTAATCGGCGCAGAGGCGCGGCCATGGCTGCCTGCAATTTTTTGCGCGGCGGCATCTTTGCCGCATTTGCACCCCGATATGCGAAAAACATTGCTGCAATCGATTAGCGAAGCCGCCGCCACTGCAACCGGTTGGTCACGGCGCGAGCCTAGTTTCTATCCCGAATGGATTGAAAAATCTGGCCCTTGAAAATTATTTCATGCCGGTTTTTGATATCTAAAATACCATATTTCATGGCCCAATCGACGTGCCTTTGCCTCATATCTGGTTTGCGGCCAGCCAGAGGGGCGGTTTTGAAAATCCTGTGGCCCATTATTCAGCCATATAAATTTATCGCGGTTTCTTTGCATTACCATCAATGCATGGCGCACATAAATGGGATGATCGGTGCCAAACCGAAATTCGCCGCCGGCTTTTAATTTTTGATGGATAAGGCCCACTGGTCCGTCATTCATCATCCGCCTTTTCGCGTGACGTGCCTTTGGCCATGGGTCGGGGTGCAATAAATAGGCAAAGGACAGGCTTTCATCCGGCAACCTTTTCAATACTGATAAGGCATCCCCCATATGCAGGCGAATATTGGCCAATGGCCCCATATTGTCATAATTTTCAATTTGCGGCAAAAGCTGCGCCACGCCGTTGATAAATGGTTCACAACCGATAAAACCATGATCCGGTAACATATTGGCGCGATATGCCATATGTTCGCCCCCGCCAAATCCAATTTCAAAATGCAAGGGGCGTTCATCGCCAAATAATATTTTGCTGTTAATGTCGCCTTGTTCTGGCACGCTGATTTGTGGCAGCAGATTATCAAGCAAATATTGCTGACCCTCGCGCAATTTTTTACCCTTTGACCGACCATAAAGACGGTTTAGGGAAAGCGGATCGACCGCAATATCGGCTTCATTTTCATATTTATCAGACATAATTTGTCGAACCATTTTGCGCCAATTTTGGCAAGCAAAATTTACATTTGCATTAACCTTATTTTCGGCATTTGAGTTTAAATCATCATCATGGACAAGTTTCAACTATTCCTCTTTTTGCTATTTTTCAGCTTCGCCGGCGTTTTTGCTGCGCTATATGCATATACGCGGGAGAGATCTGCGTTATTTTTATCGGCGACATTATTATGCGCCGTTTTGGCCGTTTTGCAGGAAACGTCCATTGGTTTAAGGCATATACATTCGCTTGACTTATTTGCCATTGGCGGGCTTTTTTGGTTCTCCAGCGTGGCTATCGCGCTGTCTGCTGCATCCTATGTCAAGGTGAAGCTGGATTTTAAGATGATTGGCATTATCAGCATTGCGGGCGGGTTTTGCGTTTATTTTGCATCAAAGGCTGCCATAGATGCGCCGCGATTATTTTTAATTTTTGAGCTATGCTCCGCTGCGATAATCCTGTCTGGATTACGTACT includes the following:
- the trmB gene encoding tRNA (guanine(46)-N(7))-methyltransferase TrmB, with amino-acid sequence MSDKYENEADIAVDPLSLNRLYGRSKGKKLREGQQYLLDNLLPQISVPEQGDINSKILFGDERPLHFEIGFGGGEHMAYRANMLPDHGFIGCEPFINGVAQLLPQIENYDNMGPLANIRLHMGDALSVLKRLPDESLSFAYLLHPDPWPKARHAKRRMMNDGPVGLIHQKLKAGGEFRFGTDHPIYVRHALMVMQRNRDKFIWLNNGPQDFQNRPSGWPQTRYEAKARRLGHEIWYFRYQKPA